The following proteins come from a genomic window of Sphaerisporangium rubeum:
- a CDS encoding aminoglycoside phosphotransferase family protein — MSLTTVDPSGGLTRDTLNAVLGAVCAEAGLDPAGAELIKFTNNAVFRLRAAPVVVRIAGSSAARARVGNVVGVARWLAAHDFPAVRLLPDVVQPLWLSGQAATLWEEVPADGGRPGGADLAALLRRLHDLPGPPPDLPEWRPMDEIRQRLAEPEDLGDADREFLLATCDEVEEAMSTLRFDLPPGVIHGDAFTGNLVPAVGGPVLCDFDSTAVGPREWDLTPVAVGRLRLDYPDDDQTPMALRYGVDITRWPGFPVFRRLRELKLVTSVVPILRSHPAIRPQWQHRMRTFRSGDLTTRWQPYR; from the coding sequence ATGAGCCTCACCACGGTAGACCCCTCCGGCGGGCTCACCCGCGACACGCTGAACGCCGTGCTCGGCGCCGTCTGCGCGGAGGCCGGCCTCGACCCCGCCGGGGCCGAGCTCATCAAGTTCACCAACAACGCCGTCTTCCGCCTGCGCGCCGCACCCGTCGTGGTCCGCATCGCCGGCTCGTCGGCGGCCCGCGCGCGTGTCGGCAACGTCGTCGGCGTGGCCCGCTGGCTGGCCGCGCACGACTTCCCCGCCGTCCGCCTGCTCCCCGATGTCGTCCAGCCCCTGTGGCTGTCCGGCCAGGCCGCCACCTTGTGGGAGGAGGTCCCCGCGGACGGCGGCCGTCCCGGCGGCGCCGACCTCGCCGCCTTGCTGAGACGCCTGCACGACCTCCCCGGCCCCCCGCCTGACCTCCCCGAGTGGCGTCCCATGGACGAGATCCGCCAGCGCCTCGCCGAGCCCGAGGACCTCGGCGACGCCGACCGCGAGTTCCTCCTCGCCACCTGCGACGAGGTGGAGGAGGCCATGTCCACCCTCCGGTTCGACCTCCCACCGGGGGTCATCCACGGCGACGCCTTCACCGGCAACCTCGTCCCCGCCGTCGGCGGCCCTGTGCTGTGCGACTTCGACAGCACCGCCGTCGGGCCCCGCGAATGGGACCTCACCCCGGTCGCCGTCGGCCGCCTGCGCCTGGACTACCCCGACGACGACCAGACCCCCATGGCCCTCCGCTACGGCGTCGACATCACCCGGTGGCCCGGCTTCCCGGTGTTCCGCCGCCTGCGCGAGCTCAAACTCGTCACCAGCGTCGTGCCGATCCTGCGCAGCCACCCCGCCATCCGGCCCCAGTGGCAGCACCGCATGCGGACCTTCCGCTCCGGCGACCTCACCACACGCTGGCAGCCCTACCGCTGA
- a CDS encoding helix-turn-helix domain-containing protein, with the protein MNVTHVNEQAISFTIWERPAMRRALAERDMAAVYLMLQRNGVSQRRLAALTGQSQSEISEILNGRQVMAYDVLVRIADGLGVPRGYMGLAYDEGPGFAGHESDAAGEADDDERVRRLLAHAAQVTIGAVTPETTDWPRPLARSATPVPARIGEAEVEQVETVTETLRALDYRYGGGTCRDAVVAQLAWSQSLLRAGSSEQVRHRLHRALADQHNLAGWTSFDTGLYDDACRHFTRALEQAKYAGDPSLAANVLYRLGRVHLHRHRVVDALRFFQLGQICAQDASCELTVALLCANEAWAYALLGDERLALKSMRRAEDEFARSDRAAAPAWVRFFSEADLHAAGGMCHAGLSDTLDHHLDPAAELLLRSVAGRDQDMARSKVFELIALATVRLRLGDIEGGLRDGHEAVTLTARIRSARALHRMDPLDKAAAALGARTDARELRRRIADLRAQ; encoded by the coding sequence ATGAACGTCACACATGTGAACGAGCAGGCCATAAGTTTCACCATCTGGGAGCGACCCGCGATGCGGCGTGCGCTCGCGGAGCGCGATATGGCCGCGGTCTATCTCATGCTTCAGCGCAACGGCGTCTCCCAGCGCCGCCTCGCGGCGCTCACCGGGCAGTCACAATCGGAGATATCGGAAATATTGAACGGCCGTCAGGTGATGGCGTACGACGTCCTCGTCCGCATCGCCGACGGTCTCGGCGTCCCCCGCGGATACATGGGTCTCGCCTACGACGAGGGCCCCGGCTTCGCGGGGCACGAGAGCGACGCGGCCGGCGAGGCCGACGACGACGAGCGCGTGCGCCGCCTCCTCGCGCACGCCGCACAGGTCACCATCGGCGCCGTCACACCGGAGACCACCGACTGGCCGAGGCCGCTGGCCCGCTCGGCCACCCCCGTGCCGGCGCGCATCGGCGAGGCCGAGGTCGAGCAGGTGGAGACCGTCACCGAGACGCTGCGCGCGCTCGACTACCGCTACGGCGGCGGCACCTGCCGCGACGCCGTGGTCGCGCAGCTCGCCTGGTCGCAGAGCCTCCTGCGGGCCGGGTCGAGCGAGCAGGTGCGCCACCGCCTGCACCGCGCGCTCGCCGACCAGCACAACCTCGCCGGGTGGACGAGCTTCGACACCGGCCTGTACGACGACGCCTGCCGCCACTTCACCCGGGCCCTCGAGCAGGCCAAGTACGCCGGCGACCCCTCGCTCGCCGCCAACGTGCTGTACCGCCTCGGCCGCGTCCACCTGCACCGCCACCGGGTCGTCGACGCGCTGCGGTTCTTCCAGCTCGGCCAGATCTGCGCGCAGGACGCCAGCTGCGAGCTCACCGTCGCGCTGCTGTGCGCCAACGAGGCGTGGGCCTACGCGCTGCTCGGCGACGAGCGGCTCGCGCTGAAGTCCATGCGCCGCGCCGAGGACGAGTTCGCGCGCAGCGACCGCGCCGCGGCCCCCGCGTGGGTGCGTTTCTTCAGCGAAGCCGACCTGCACGCCGCCGGCGGCATGTGCCACGCGGGCCTGTCCGACACCCTCGACCACCACCTCGACCCCGCCGCCGAGCTGCTGCTGCGCAGCGTGGCCGGCCGCGACCAGGACATGGCCCGCAGCAAGGTCTTCGAGCTCATCGCGCTCGCCACCGTGCGCTTACGCTTAGGCGACATCGAAGGCGGCCTGCGTGACGGCCACGAGGCCGTGACGCTGACCGCGCGGATCCGCTCGGCCCGAGCGCTGCACCGCATGGACCCACTGGACAAGGCCGCCGCCGCACTCGGGGCCCGCACCGACGCACGCGAGTTGCGACGGCGCATCGCCGACCTGCGGGCCCAATGA
- a CDS encoding ATP-binding protein, with protein MRGEEPVPQHRVQHTRAHAGGRLHEAAARLRDAVQFSGDNQYREDPPPGWPPHRGTFRVLVTRLSAGSASRAARAAVREALAGTGVTAESAGEAELIVAELAANAERHAPGPYELRVHYLSGIPMWCEVVDGGAEPGEVGLLLTRLQAADGPDGLDLLSEGGRGLLLAHLLSGGRCVAYPTTLSTGGTGQAVAFELPAAGGPA; from the coding sequence ATGCGCGGCGAGGAGCCCGTCCCCCAGCATCGTGTCCAGCACACCCGCGCGCACGCGGGTGGCCGTCTGCACGAGGCCGCGGCCCGCCTGCGGGACGCCGTCCAGTTCTCCGGCGACAACCAGTACCGCGAGGACCCGCCGCCGGGATGGCCGCCGCACCGGGGGACGTTCCGCGTGCTGGTCACCCGGCTGAGCGCCGGATCGGCCTCGCGCGCCGCGCGGGCCGCGGTCCGCGAGGCGCTCGCCGGCACCGGTGTCACGGCCGAGAGCGCGGGAGAGGCGGAGCTCATCGTGGCCGAGCTGGCCGCCAACGCCGAACGGCACGCGCCGGGGCCGTACGAGCTGCGTGTGCACTACCTGAGCGGCATCCCCATGTGGTGCGAGGTGGTGGACGGCGGCGCCGAGCCCGGGGAGGTCGGGCTGCTGCTGACCCGCCTGCAGGCCGCCGACGGGCCGGACGGGCTCGACCTGCTCAGTGAAGGCGGCCGGGGGTTGCTGCTGGCGCACCTGCTGTCGGGGGGCCGGTGCGTCGCCTATCCCACCACGCTGTCCACCGGAGGCACGGGCCAGGCGGTCGCGTTCGAGCTCCCCGCAGCCGGGGGGCCGGCCTGA
- a CDS encoding FG-GAP repeat protein, translating into MSASRASRLLAAATLAVVPCLPASASATACSDPGLAVAAPYATVDGATRAGSVTLYRGTKATSTLTQGSGEIGDTPERGDSFGSALVTGDFDGDGCADLAIGASEEFAGTPVPDGADGNGVVHLLRGTPHGLKAAGTLDVTHLKRSRGTDRFGAALAAGDLDGDGDDELIVGVPGLEDGGGVALFGMRGRRPDGTGSLITQRTRWVAQEPGETDQFGAAVAAGDFDGDGDDEIAIGAPGDDVGDKPGAGSFTIADPRARQAGVYTQNSPGMPGDAEKFDGLGATLAAGDFDGDGHDDLAAGVPGEGLDAYQDGPMYGDGAVHVLYGRGGGLTAAGSEFWSRESKGVAGRNRPTDRLGSALAAGDLNGDGDAELAMGLPGGNAVLVLAGTRTGGLTANHNLTVYGRKGHPGDNYGASVAVTPSGLVVGAPGAGRVVLVPSAVRKGSYTGLRPAGAVTLSGPEGALFGFAVAG; encoded by the coding sequence ATGAGTGCCTCGCGTGCGTCCCGCCTGCTCGCCGCCGCGACGCTGGCCGTCGTGCCCTGCCTGCCCGCCTCCGCCTCCGCGACCGCCTGCTCCGATCCCGGGCTCGCCGTCGCCGCGCCGTACGCCACGGTGGACGGCGCGACCCGCGCCGGGTCGGTGACGCTGTACCGGGGGACGAAGGCCACATCGACCCTGACACAGGGGTCCGGGGAGATCGGGGACACCCCCGAGCGGGGGGACTCGTTCGGCTCGGCCCTGGTGACCGGCGACTTCGACGGCGACGGGTGCGCGGACCTCGCGATCGGCGCCTCGGAGGAGTTCGCCGGCACGCCGGTCCCCGACGGCGCGGACGGCAACGGCGTCGTGCACCTGCTGCGCGGCACGCCGCACGGCCTGAAGGCGGCCGGGACGCTCGACGTCACCCATCTCAAGCGGTCCCGCGGCACCGACCGGTTCGGCGCGGCGCTCGCCGCGGGGGACCTGGACGGCGACGGCGACGACGAGCTGATCGTCGGCGTCCCCGGCCTGGAGGACGGTGGAGGCGTCGCGCTGTTCGGCATGCGGGGCCGTCGGCCGGACGGCACGGGAAGCCTCATCACGCAGCGCACCCGCTGGGTCGCGCAGGAGCCCGGCGAGACCGACCAGTTCGGTGCGGCCGTCGCGGCCGGGGACTTCGACGGGGACGGCGACGACGAGATCGCGATCGGCGCGCCGGGGGACGACGTCGGCGACAAGCCAGGCGCCGGGTCGTTCACCATCGCCGACCCGCGGGCCCGGCAGGCCGGCGTCTACACGCAGAACAGCCCCGGCATGCCGGGGGACGCCGAGAAGTTCGACGGCCTCGGCGCGACGCTGGCGGCCGGGGACTTCGACGGGGACGGCCACGACGACCTGGCGGCCGGGGTGCCGGGTGAGGGCCTGGACGCCTACCAGGACGGGCCGATGTACGGCGACGGCGCGGTGCACGTGCTGTACGGCCGCGGCGGCGGTCTCACCGCGGCCGGCAGCGAGTTCTGGTCACGCGAGAGCAAAGGCGTGGCCGGCCGCAACCGGCCCACCGACCGGCTCGGCTCGGCGCTCGCGGCCGGCGACCTCAACGGCGACGGCGACGCCGAACTTGCCATGGGGCTGCCCGGCGGCAACGCCGTGCTGGTGCTCGCCGGCACCCGCACCGGGGGGCTGACCGCCAACCACAACCTGACCGTGTACGGCCGCAAGGGACACCCGGGGGACAACTACGGCGCCTCGGTCGCCGTCACCCCGTCGGGCCTGGTGGTCGGCGCGCCTGGCGCGGGCCGCGTGGTCCTGGTCCCGT